The genomic region CCTCTAGCTCTATACAACCTTTCGCAATCTTGGCAAGATAATCAATACGTTCACTAATCCCATCTTTCTTCACTTGATCGTCAAGAATTTGAATCAAGCAACCCCTTTCTAGTGACGAAGCAAAAAACATGGCCAAGCCCAAGTCACTTTCAGTTCCATCATGTGAAAAGACCTTTCTGCCTGTAATCAACTCCACAAGAACCATGCCAAAACTATACACATCACTCTTCTCTGTCAAAATCCCTGACCAGAAGTACTCAGGATCTATGTATCCAAGAGTCCCATGCACCAATGTTTGTATGTGAGTCTGATCCATAGGAATGAACTTTGATATCCCGAAATCAGAAACCTTAACAGTGTAGTAATCGGTCAAAAGTATATTTGATGATTTAATATCTCTATGAATGATTTGTGTTGTTGAGTGTATATGAGCAAGGGCTTCTGCAGTCTGTGTAGCTATGTTTAGTCGCCTTTCGAATGTCATGGAAGATATTTCTTATGAGAAGTTCAAACTGTTAAGAGAACTTGTGGGTGATAATTAGTTTCTGTTGATAAAGTGTTTTGGGTGATTAAGAAGTACAAATTAATTTGTAATTGGTGGTATTTGAAAATTTTGACACGGTGAAGTCTTTAAGCTAGACAACTAAAATTGTTAAGTTTATTAACTAATGAGAATCAACCTCAATTGATACTAGTTCTTTTACGTCGCGTgttgcggcgaaaccgagcaaatttgaaaataaagcatgttgtctagaaagtcaaaccattagagcggtttagtttatcatcaaatcgttttatgataccaaataaataatttcttttgagtacaacttcgtttttaaaaaaaacttataacggaatgtcaaggaaaaaatcaagcacaactatgtttgaagaaacactagataaacgaCCGGGAtcgaaatatctagggggtttggatctgcataaaggcgtttgttctctctcgtttgattcgaTGTTACCGATCTTCTTCTCCGATAAACTCTGCAAAAcaaagcaccgttagcctcgtcaaggggagaagggggttctctccttgacccgacttcggcgtgagaataagtatgcgtttatgaagaagaaaaagtattgaagaagtgtgtgtaacttggcTTTCATACCTGGATTTTTCTCTTATTTATAGCCGAGAtttttgggcgggaaaacccgttTGGTGAAAtgttgacggaagatgctaaccccgtaaggggttacatttccttccgttaagctTCTTAATCCGacgtgagtgcacacggatcgtggtttagaTCTATAGCTAGGgatttgccacgtggaaagtgatcaagtggaggtttctctccaattacatgctatcATCGTGATTTTTAGAGACGCCTAAGGTACCGACACGTATCCAGACGATTGTAACCGTTTAGTGGTGCACGATTGGgtctttctagaagattactgctgtaatctggtgtgactccTTTTCGTGTGGAGTCAGCTGaataaataaatcccaagtctgggtattatCCAGCGGGAGATGCTTATCTCAGGAATTTCATCCTTCGTTTATGGAGGAAAGCGCAAGTGTTACTTGCTATCCGACTTTTTAAACCTTCTTTGTAGAGTCAATGTGCGGCCGCGCAAGGTAAGAAAGGCTGGAAtacgaggttgtggtatggtcccaagtacttaTTATGAGGTTTTcaggaccttaccccttcaagtcccctcagtctagtgttgctctaatgcaagtaagtggagcactggactgaTGAGAGGAAAAATGTTTTTTAGCGCGAAAATAGGGAATCTTCTAGGAGAAGATTTACTTTGCTTGTTGTATAGACTTTGGAAATCTTTGACTTTAGGATAGGGATGATATAGTAAGGCTTGTGTGATAGGCTGTCACTATCAGGTTTTTCCTGTCCAATCGTGCCCTACACGCGCGCGTGAGCTCGCGTTTGTGTTGTTTTTCACTCGCCTCTGTTGCTTGGGTAACTGTGATATCCGAAAAAGGTGCTATGGCAGTTACCAATGCTTATTTATGGCGGTGGGTATATAAGTTTGCTTGAGTTACCCCTTTTTTAATCATTATACTGTTGAAAACTTTTCCCCTTCCTGTCTTCTTTAACTGGTACGAAAGAATTTGccaattcttcttcttcttatgtCAACCGGAGGGCACCAAGAAGACCTATCTAAAGAAATGTCTGTTGAACTTCCACCACTAAAGTGGCCCAGAGCAACTTTCGATGGCTTGGTTCGAAA from Helianthus annuus cultivar XRQ/B chromosome 10, HanXRQr2.0-SUNRISE, whole genome shotgun sequence harbors:
- the LOC110887069 gene encoding wall-associated receptor kinase-like 22; translation: MTFERRLNIATQTAEALAHIHSTTQIIHRDIKSSNILLTDYYTVKVSDFGISKFIPMDQTHIQTLVHGTLGYIDPEYFWSGILTEKSDVYSFGMVLVELITGRKVFSHDGTESDLGLAMFFASSLERGCLIQILDDQVKKDGISERIDYLAKIAKGCIELEGKKRPSMEEVKAQLEKLRQSFIN